From a single Planococcus shenhongbingii genomic region:
- the purH gene encoding bifunctional phosphoribosylaminoimidazolecarboxamide formyltransferase/IMP cyclohydrolase: protein MKKRALLSVSDKSGILEFAQELDKMGYEILSTGGTKRFLEENGVNITAVDEVTKFPEILGGRVKTLHPLIHGGLLAKHDDSQHQTEMAENGIAPIEVVCVNLYPFRETIIKPDVTVDDAIENIDIGGPTMLRSAAKNHAYVTVIVDSKDYAVVISELRAQSSTTPETRRRLAAKVFRHTAAYDSYISNYLTELTGEEYPEGLTLTYELEQPLRYGENPHQKAAFYRSPLGSDFSIANTKQVHGKELSYNNIQDANAALQIIKEFKMPAAVAVKHMNPCGVGTGETISGAFAKAYEADSTSIFGGIIALNREVEAETATQLAGIFLEIIIAPAFSEEALEILTQKKNIRLLTIPFDGTKQDKWNTVSVEGGLLVQQPDTFSYKDAEIQVPTDRQPTEAELEALKLGWSVVKHVKSNAIVVCDSDMTLGIGAGQMNRVGSAKIALEQAGNRAKGAIMASDAFFPMSDTVEAAAKAGIKAIIQPGGSKKDQDSIDMANAHGIAMVFTGVRHFKH from the coding sequence GTGAAAAAAAGAGCATTACTTAGCGTATCGGACAAATCAGGAATTTTGGAATTCGCACAGGAATTGGACAAAATGGGCTATGAAATTTTGTCGACAGGCGGTACTAAACGTTTTTTGGAAGAAAACGGCGTTAACATAACGGCTGTTGATGAAGTAACAAAATTCCCGGAAATTCTGGGCGGACGTGTGAAAACTCTTCATCCTTTAATCCACGGCGGACTTCTTGCTAAACATGATGACAGCCAGCATCAAACTGAAATGGCGGAAAACGGCATTGCTCCGATTGAGGTTGTCTGTGTAAACCTATACCCATTCCGCGAAACGATTATTAAACCGGATGTCACAGTGGATGATGCCATTGAAAACATTGATATCGGCGGCCCGACGATGCTCCGCTCTGCTGCGAAAAACCATGCATATGTGACGGTTATTGTCGACTCCAAGGACTACGCGGTTGTGATCAGTGAATTGCGTGCTCAAAGCTCTACTACTCCAGAAACAAGACGCCGTTTGGCAGCGAAAGTTTTCCGTCATACTGCAGCATATGATTCGTATATCTCGAACTACCTGACAGAATTGACTGGCGAAGAATATCCGGAAGGGCTTACCCTTACATATGAACTGGAACAGCCGCTCCGGTATGGCGAGAACCCGCATCAGAAAGCCGCATTCTACCGCAGCCCTCTTGGATCGGATTTCTCGATTGCGAATACAAAACAAGTACATGGCAAGGAATTGTCTTATAACAACATCCAAGATGCGAATGCTGCTCTTCAGATCATCAAAGAATTCAAAATGCCTGCTGCTGTTGCGGTGAAGCATATGAACCCTTGTGGGGTTGGAACAGGAGAAACGATCTCCGGTGCATTTGCTAAAGCTTATGAAGCTGACTCTACTTCGATTTTTGGCGGTATTATTGCTTTGAACCGGGAAGTGGAGGCTGAAACGGCAACTCAATTAGCCGGCATCTTCCTTGAAATTATTATTGCACCAGCGTTCTCAGAAGAAGCGCTGGAAATATTGACGCAGAAGAAAAATATCCGCTTATTGACGATTCCTTTCGATGGTACGAAACAAGATAAATGGAATACAGTCTCTGTAGAAGGCGGATTGCTTGTGCAGCAGCCTGACACTTTCAGTTATAAAGATGCAGAAATTCAAGTGCCAACCGACCGCCAACCAACTGAAGCAGAACTTGAAGCCTTGAAACTTGGGTGGAGCGTTGTAAAACATGTGAAATCCAATGCCATCGTTGTTTGTGACTCGGATATGACATTAGGAATTGGCGCTGGCCAGATGAACCGCGTGGGTTCTGCAAAAATCGCTTTGGAACAAGCTGGCAATCGTGCCAAAGGAGCAATCATGGCTTCTGATGCATTTTTCCCGATGTCTGATACGGTTGAAGCCGCTGCAAAAGCCGGAATCAAAGCAATTATCCAGCCGGGCGGTTCGAAAAAAGACCAGGATTCAATCGATATGGCCAATGCACATGGTATTGCTATGGTCTTCACAGGCGTTCGCCATTTCAAACACTAA
- the purD gene encoding phosphoribosylamine--glycine ligase: MKVMVIGRGGREHAIVRQFARSASIEKIYAAPGNDGMADDAEITAIDEMNFQALADFAEQQRIDFTFVGPEQPLAAGIVDFFEERGLRIFGPSKAAAQIEGSKAFAKELMEKYSIPTAAYETFTETKPATDFIRKHGAPIVIKADGLAAGKGVVVAMTEEEAISAVHDMLEDQKFGDSGSRVVIEEFLEGEEFSYMSFVQDGQIYPMVVSQDHKRAYDGDRGPNTGGMGAYSPVPQIPAAAVEETFTKIVVPAVEGMAAEGTPFNGILYAGVILTSTGPKVIEFNARFGDPETQVVLPRMKSDFGAFIDSLLKNKPFDLEWDDQAVLGVVVAAEGYPEAVVKGQALPDLGKLENVEVTHAGTKQAGKGYAGNGGRVLSVSATGENLEDAQRQVYEQLGKLKWTGFFFRSDIGWRAK; this comes from the coding sequence ATGAAAGTAATGGTCATTGGAAGAGGCGGAAGAGAACATGCTATCGTACGCCAATTTGCACGTTCAGCTTCGATTGAAAAGATTTATGCAGCTCCAGGCAACGATGGAATGGCAGATGATGCTGAAATCACAGCAATCGATGAAATGAATTTTCAGGCGCTTGCAGATTTTGCCGAACAACAGCGTATTGATTTTACATTTGTTGGTCCTGAGCAGCCACTCGCTGCCGGAATTGTCGACTTTTTTGAAGAACGTGGACTGCGGATTTTCGGGCCTTCGAAAGCGGCAGCTCAAATTGAAGGCAGCAAAGCTTTTGCCAAGGAATTGATGGAAAAGTATAGCATTCCGACAGCAGCTTACGAGACGTTTACGGAAACAAAACCTGCAACTGATTTTATTCGTAAGCACGGGGCTCCTATTGTCATTAAAGCGGATGGTTTGGCCGCGGGCAAAGGAGTGGTCGTAGCCATGACCGAAGAAGAAGCAATCTCAGCGGTCCATGATATGCTGGAAGACCAAAAATTTGGAGATTCCGGTTCACGGGTTGTCATTGAAGAATTTTTGGAAGGCGAAGAATTTTCATATATGTCATTTGTTCAAGACGGACAGATTTATCCAATGGTCGTTTCGCAAGACCATAAGCGTGCGTATGATGGAGACCGAGGGCCCAATACCGGGGGAATGGGTGCGTATTCGCCAGTCCCTCAAATCCCTGCCGCAGCTGTAGAGGAGACTTTTACGAAAATCGTCGTTCCAGCAGTTGAGGGAATGGCAGCAGAAGGAACGCCTTTTAATGGCATTTTGTATGCGGGCGTTATTTTAACAAGCACCGGCCCGAAAGTAATTGAATTTAATGCACGTTTTGGCGATCCTGAAACACAAGTTGTCTTGCCGCGCATGAAATCTGATTTCGGTGCTTTTATCGATAGCCTATTAAAAAATAAACCGTTTGATCTTGAATGGGATGACCAAGCTGTACTAGGCGTGGTCGTGGCTGCAGAAGGATATCCGGAAGCTGTCGTAAAAGGGCAAGCCTTGCCGGATCTTGGCAAGCTAGAAAATGTTGAAGTCACTCATGCTGGAACGAAGCAAGCTGGTAAAGGATATGCCGGAAACGGCGGACGTGTTCTTTCAGTATCAGCCACTGGTGAGAATCTTGAAGATGCGCAGCGGCAAGTGTATGAACAACTGGGCAAACTGAAATGGACCGGTTTCTTCTTCCGTTCTGACATCGGATGGCGTGCAAAATAA
- a CDS encoding GNAT family N-acetyltransferase, producing the protein MNWYEKLNQYFPVEEMKSKEHMDTLLKEKGNVYRKDEGPYHVLMYAEFDNFSFVDYLFVSKESRGMGLGKKSLQMLKDKNKPIILEVEPVNYEDTDTEKRLRFYAREGFEHASSIGYCRRSLATGEENSMEILYWAPNGETEEEIFEAMKKMYKDIHTYKDVHFYGESYDSVSKVLTFEEETKEDVLEPFTNTISN; encoded by the coding sequence ATGAATTGGTACGAAAAATTAAATCAGTATTTCCCAGTAGAAGAAATGAAATCAAAAGAACATATGGATACTTTGCTGAAAGAAAAAGGCAATGTTTACCGTAAAGACGAAGGTCCATACCATGTATTGATGTACGCAGAGTTTGATAACTTTTCTTTTGTTGATTATTTATTTGTTTCAAAAGAATCGCGGGGCATGGGTCTCGGAAAAAAATCACTGCAAATGCTGAAAGACAAAAACAAGCCGATTATCCTTGAAGTGGAACCGGTAAATTATGAAGATACAGATACTGAAAAACGCCTCCGCTTTTATGCTCGTGAAGGATTCGAGCATGCGTCATCGATCGGCTATTGCCGCCGGTCGCTTGCAACTGGCGAAGAAAACTCAATGGAGATCTTGTATTGGGCTCCAAACGGGGAAACTGAAGAAGAAATTTTTGAAGCAATGAAGAAAATGTATAAAGACATTCATACGTATAAAGACGTCCATTTTTATGGAGAATCTTATGATTCGGTTTCAAAGGTTTTGACTTTTGAAGAAGAAACCAAAGAAGATGTATTGGAACCTTTCACGAATACAATTTCAAATTAA
- a CDS encoding adenine deaminase C-terminal domain-containing protein produces the protein MVNPIWRNTEIREQMKIITKEASPDLVLTNATYLHGIFKKWVTGNIWIKGDRIVYAGQEMPKIGAATEVADMEGKFIVPGYIEPHVHPYQLYNPQTFADYAAQGGTTTFLSDNLTLFLALENEKAFSLLDKLAELPFNFYWWTRFDSQTELSNEDGLFTSKAVGEWLDRPDVLLGGELTGWPKLMAGDDQMLYWIQKAKLGLKKIEGHFPGASEKTLARMRLLGADGDHEAMTVEEVEMRLLHGYGVTLRHSSIRPDLPELLKGIVERELNVFDKLMMTTDGSTPGFHKDGVMDLCIKIALEAGVPPIDAYMMASYNVARYYNVTNLHGLIATGRIANLNILDDIANPVPSGVISKGVWLKRNGEKVYTLPDIDWSVMPELNMEFELTEDDFQFSMPFGLEMVNDVITKPYSVSVDTHDGNLSKDHEESFLMLIDRHGKWRVNTLIKGFASGVSGFASSYTNTGDVILIGKNRRDMWAAFEELKRIKGGIVLMEDGTNVCTLPLPIGGGMSDLPMEQLIVQEAALKEALASRGYKHGDAVYTLLFLQATHLPYVRITQKGIYDVMNKKILFPAFMR, from the coding sequence ATGGTAAACCCGATATGGAGAAATACAGAAATCAGAGAACAAATGAAGATTATTACTAAAGAAGCATCGCCGGATCTTGTTCTGACGAATGCCACTTATTTACATGGGATCTTTAAAAAATGGGTAACAGGTAATATTTGGATCAAGGGAGACCGCATTGTATACGCTGGACAAGAGATGCCGAAAATTGGCGCTGCCACTGAAGTAGCAGATATGGAAGGTAAATTCATCGTTCCAGGATACATAGAACCGCACGTTCATCCATACCAGCTTTACAACCCGCAAACTTTTGCTGATTATGCAGCTCAAGGCGGAACCACGACGTTCTTATCCGATAATCTGACTTTGTTTTTAGCATTGGAAAACGAGAAAGCGTTTTCATTGCTGGACAAACTGGCAGAGCTGCCTTTTAATTTTTATTGGTGGACCCGTTTTGACTCGCAGACGGAGTTGAGTAATGAGGACGGTTTATTTACTTCCAAAGCGGTTGGCGAATGGCTGGACCGTCCGGATGTCCTGCTCGGCGGAGAATTGACAGGCTGGCCTAAACTGATGGCAGGCGATGACCAGATGCTGTACTGGATTCAGAAAGCGAAATTGGGTCTAAAGAAAATCGAAGGCCATTTTCCTGGCGCGTCCGAAAAGACTTTGGCGCGCATGAGATTGCTTGGAGCCGATGGCGATCACGAAGCAATGACCGTCGAGGAAGTGGAAATGCGCTTGCTGCACGGCTATGGCGTAACGCTCCGGCATTCATCCATCCGTCCTGATTTACCGGAATTGCTAAAGGGAATTGTTGAACGTGAGTTGAATGTGTTTGATAAATTGATGATGACCACTGACGGTTCAACTCCTGGTTTCCATAAAGATGGTGTTATGGACTTATGCATCAAGATTGCGCTGGAGGCGGGGGTACCGCCGATCGACGCTTATATGATGGCATCTTATAACGTTGCCCGTTATTACAACGTTACGAATCTTCATGGACTAATCGCAACGGGCAGAATAGCCAACTTAAATATATTGGACGATATTGCAAATCCGGTCCCTTCCGGAGTAATATCAAAAGGTGTTTGGCTGAAAAGAAACGGAGAAAAAGTGTATACGCTTCCGGATATCGACTGGTCGGTAATGCCTGAACTCAATATGGAGTTTGAATTGACCGAAGACGACTTCCAATTCTCGATGCCTTTCGGACTTGAAATGGTGAATGATGTTATTACCAAACCATATTCGGTCAGTGTTGATACTCATGACGGCAATTTATCGAAAGATCATGAGGAAAGTTTCCTGATGCTAATTGATAGACATGGCAAATGGCGGGTAAATACGTTGATCAAAGGTTTTGCATCGGGCGTCAGCGGGTTTGCTTCTTCTTATACAAATACGGGCGATGTCATTTTAATCGGCAAAAACCGCAGAGATATGTGGGCCGCTTTTGAAGAACTGAAACGCATTAAAGGCGGCATCGTCTTGATGGAAGATGGCACAAACGTTTGCACGCTGCCGCTGCCAATCGGCGGAGGCATGTCTGATTTGCCGATGGAGCAGTTGATTGTTCAGGAAGCGGCATTAAAAGAAGCGTTGGCGTCACGAGGGTATAAACATGGAGATGCAGTTTACACATTGCTCTTTTTACAGGCGACCCATCTTCCATATGTACGAATTACTCAAAAAGGAATATACGATGTAATGAATAAAAAAATCCTGTTCCCAGCATTTATGCGCTAA
- a CDS encoding YerC/YecD family TrpR-related protein, whose amino-acid sequence MQVDKIRGPQTDQLIEAILALKDKEEAYRFFDDLCTISEIQSLSQRLEVAHMLRMKKTYEKIKNETGASTATISRVRRCLHYGNDGYDEMLGRLYPDEKPFQLPKE is encoded by the coding sequence ATGCAGGTAGATAAAATCCGGGGGCCTCAAACAGACCAATTAATCGAAGCGATATTGGCGTTGAAAGACAAAGAAGAAGCTTATCGTTTTTTTGATGATCTTTGCACCATCAGTGAAATCCAGTCGCTGTCCCAGCGTTTGGAAGTAGCCCATATGCTGAGAATGAAAAAAACATATGAAAAAATAAAAAATGAAACTGGTGCGAGTACAGCTACCATTTCCCGAGTGCGTCGCTGCCTACATTACGGCAACGATGGCTATGATGAAATGCTGGGCAGGCTGTATCCTGACGAAAAACCGTTTCAACTGCCAAAAGAATGA
- a CDS encoding heptaprenylglyceryl phosphate synthase: MIVDFQTWRHVFKLDPAKPIADEQLERICESGTDAILIGGSDNVTLDNVLDLMARVRRYTVPVVLEVSTVESVTPGFDYYFIPTVLNSDNPLWIKGLHHEAIREYGDIMDWEELIPEGYCILNPDCKAAELTGANTALSLEDVVAYARMAEHFFRLPIFYMEYSGTYGDAAWVSKIREVLDHTRLFYGGGIDSAEKAKEMAGIADTVVIGNIIYEDMEKAISTVQAVAEMTKESL, translated from the coding sequence ATGATTGTGGACTTTCAAACATGGCGACATGTGTTTAAATTGGATCCGGCAAAACCCATTGCAGATGAACAGTTGGAACGAATTTGCGAATCTGGGACCGATGCCATCTTGATTGGCGGGAGCGATAATGTCACACTCGACAATGTCCTTGATTTAATGGCGCGGGTGCGCCGCTACACGGTACCGGTGGTGCTGGAAGTATCCACGGTAGAATCGGTTACGCCGGGGTTTGATTATTATTTCATTCCAACTGTGCTGAACAGCGACAATCCATTATGGATTAAAGGCCTTCACCACGAAGCAATCCGTGAGTATGGAGATATAATGGACTGGGAAGAACTGATTCCTGAAGGTTATTGTATTTTAAATCCCGATTGCAAAGCGGCAGAACTGACCGGTGCCAATACAGCATTGTCATTGGAAGACGTGGTGGCATATGCAAGAATGGCTGAACATTTTTTCCGTTTGCCGATTTTTTATATGGAATATAGCGGAACGTATGGAGATGCCGCATGGGTCAGCAAAATACGAGAAGTTCTTGATCATACCCGGTTATTTTACGGCGGGGGAATCGATTCAGCAGAAAAAGCAAAAGAAATGGCCGGAATTGCCGATACGGTAGTGATTGGCAATATTATATATGAAGATATGGAAAAAGCGATTTCGACCGTCCAGGCGGTTGCGGAAATGACTAAAGAATCGCTATAA